Genomic segment of Bacteroidia bacterium:
CGGCTTTGATTATGTCTTTTCTGCTTGGGAAGCCAAAAAAATACAAGCACGGGAACTCAAAAAGAATGCAGAACAGCCAGAAATATCTGAAACATAGCTATTTAGAATATTTACGCTACCATTTTACATTCACAAAAAAATATGGAAAAGCAATTATTACTAACCAATATCCATGAACTTTGGATAGTAGATTCACAAAATAACCGCACTCGAACGGGAGATTTAATGGCAAATCCCGAATGTTTGCAGGCAGCGTGGCTCTTAATATCAGGCGGAAAAATAGCTTCATTTGGAGAAATGACCCAAATTCCGGAATCTTTTAAAGATATTTCTACAATAGATTGTAGCGGAAAAATTGTATTTCCAGCTTATTGCGACAGTCATACACATCTGATTTTTGCCCAAAGCCGAGAAAATGAATTTTTAATGAAAATTCAAGGAAAAAGCTATGAAGAAATCGCGGCTGCCGGAGGCGGAATCCTAAACTCCGCACAAAAACTACAGCAAACCCCCGAAGATGTTCTATTTCAACAAGCCTTAGCCAGAATCCGTTATATCGAAACCTTAGGAACCGGAGCTATCGAAATCAAGAGCGGCTATGGCCTAACCGTTCCTGATGAACTCAAAATGCTGCGGGTCGCCAGAAGACTGCAAGCCGAAACTCCCATCAAAATTCGCACTACCCTCTTAGCGGCTCATGCACTCCCCCCCCAGTTTAAAAATAACCGCGAAAAATTTATCAGCTTGATATGCAAGGAGATGATTCCCCTAACTGCACAAGAAAAATTAGCCGACTTTGTAGATGTCTTTTGTGAAACAGGATTTTTTACGCCGATAGAAACATCCCAAATATTGGAATGTGCTGATAAATTCGGATTAATCGGAAAAGTTCATGCAAATGAATTAGACTATTCCGGCGGGGTTCAGGTAGCCATACAACATAATGCTATTTCGGCAGACCATTTAGAATGTATTGGAAATGAAGAGCTAACAGCGTTAAGCCAAGGCAATACCATTGCTACCTTATTGCCGGCAACCTCTTTTTTCTTACAGATTCCCCACGCGCCTGCCCGTAAACTGCTTCAAGCAAATATTCCCGTGGCCATCGCAAGTGATTTTAATCCGGGAACTGCCCCTTCTGCCAATATGAACTTTGTACTTGCCTTAGCTTGCATTCAGTTGCGGATGTTACCCGCAGAAGCACTTACCGCTGCAACCCTTCATGGCGCTGCCGCAATGAACCTGCACCAATCTTACGGAAGCCTGCAAGTTGGAAAAATAGCCGCATTGAATATAACCAAACCACTCCCGTCTCTCAATTGTTTACCTTACTATTTTGGGCACAACTTACTGGAAACTACTATCTTGGAAAATAAAATTATCCAGCATCTTTAAATTCCTAAGTAACTTATCTTAGGCTCTCCTCCATTTTCCGGAAAAAATATCCGAATGGCTCCCGGATAGCCGCGCCCATTTTTCTTCCCAATAAAATATTCAACAGAATTCCCTTTCTCATTTGTTTCAGCGAAGCCAATAACCCCCAAAGAAACATTTTTGGTACGAGACACAACCACCGGATAGGCATACAAACGCGCATTTGCATGAGAACGCTTAAAATGAACACTCATCACATCCGGTGAAACCGTTTTGCCAAATTTATCCAACATACTTTTATGTAAATACGGAACAACTAATGACGCACTCTTGTCTAATGTATTGTTTTGCAGAATTTCCAAAAACTTATTAATCACTTCAACCGCTTTTGGGTCTGCACCCTCCGGTAGCTGATTTTGACCAATTAGCTGAAAATTAAATAGATACAATAAAAAAGAAATCAAAACAGTATTTAATTTATTCATGGCTCGAAATTTGTACTACAAAATAAGAAAAAAATGTGCCAAATATTTTTTTTTAACGTTACAACACTTAACTTTGCAACATCATTTTATTTTCAATTTATATGAAACATTTAATCGTAGCTTTTTGCTTCATTCTGGGTGCATCTATCGTAAATGCTCAATCTACTGTTTGGAAATTAGACAAAAGCCATTCATCTGTTGGCTTTACAATAGACCACATGGTTATTTCTGAGGTAACGGGAAGTTTTAATGATTTTGTCTTTAACGTAAAATCAGATAAACCGGATTTCACAGATGCTGTCTTTGATGCAACCATCCAGGTAAAAAGTATTGATACCAAAGAGCCAAAACGCGATGACCACTTGAGAAGCGATGATTTTTTTGACGCAGCAAATTATCCAACCATCAAATTTGTGGGGAAAAAATTCTCCCAAGTTTCGGGGAAGCAGTATAAAGTTACCGGAGATTTAACGATGCACGGCGTTACCAAAACAGTTACCTTAGATGCAAAGTTTAACGGTCTTATTAAAGATCCGTATGGCAACACCCGCGCCGGCCTAAAAGTTTGGGGTGAAATTGACCGCTATGACTACGGTTTAAAATATAATGCTGTATTAGAAGCTGGCGGCCTAACAATCGGACAAACAGTTCGCCTAAATATTAACGCTGAATTGATTCAAGCTAAATAAAAGCAAGTACCATTTACAGAACTATCGTAGTTTACCCAAAAACGGCCTACTGAAATCAGTAGGCCGTTTTTGGTCCCTTAGAATGTATGCTAAGCTACTCATTCTCATTACCTAAGCACAATAACGATTAACTTTATAGTGCTGTCGAAGCCGCATCCACGATGCACAGCATTTATTCGCTGTAAACGGTATAAGTTTTTCGGGTAAAGTTTCCGCAGTTATCTTCTGCCCAAACGAGTAGAGTGTGTTTTCCGGGTGCAATCGGCTCTTTGATTCTCCAAGTCATTATTCCGTCATATTCGTTATATTCTGCAAGCATCCAATTATTATCTAAAGTAATTCCGTTTTTATACAGGTTTACTTCTGATAGGCTGTCTTCAATTTTGAATTTAATTTTTTGCTCTTGTGTAATTTTGCTGCCGTTGTTAATCGTTAAGGGATAGATTGTTGGGGGAATTGTATCTACCAGCAGAAAGTAATCTCCGAAGTCTTTGCAGGGGGCAAAATATTCGTTTCCGTGCCGGTAAGTGTAATCTACATAATCTAACGAGCCGTCTGTTTTTCTGCGGAATATAGTTAATTTATTTGGAGGGAAACGTTTTCCATTTTGGTTAGGGAGTAGTTTTAGGGTAAACTTTTTAAATACAGGTTGCCTTAAATCTCCAATTGTAAAGATATTTGACCCATACTGTTTTTCTACCGG
This window contains:
- a CDS encoding YceI family protein, which gives rise to MKHLIVAFCFILGASIVNAQSTVWKLDKSHSSVGFTIDHMVISEVTGSFNDFVFNVKSDKPDFTDAVFDATIQVKSIDTKEPKRDDHLRSDDFFDAANYPTIKFVGKKFSQVSGKQYKVTGDLTMHGVTKTVTLDAKFNGLIKDPYGNTRAGLKVWGEIDRYDYGLKYNAVLEAGGLTIGQTVRLNINAELIQAK
- the hutI gene encoding imidazolonepropionase; this encodes MEKQLLLTNIHELWIVDSQNNRTRTGDLMANPECLQAAWLLISGGKIASFGEMTQIPESFKDISTIDCSGKIVFPAYCDSHTHLIFAQSRENEFLMKIQGKSYEEIAAAGGGILNSAQKLQQTPEDVLFQQALARIRYIETLGTGAIEIKSGYGLTVPDELKMLRVARRLQAETPIKIRTTLLAAHALPPQFKNNREKFISLICKEMIPLTAQEKLADFVDVFCETGFFTPIETSQILECADKFGLIGKVHANELDYSGGVQVAIQHNAISADHLECIGNEELTALSQGNTIATLLPATSFFLQIPHAPARKLLQANIPVAIASDFNPGTAPSANMNFVLALACIQLRMLPAEALTAATLHGAAAMNLHQSYGSLQVGKIAALNITKPLPSLNCLPYYFGHNLLETTILENKIIQHL